The following proteins are encoded in a genomic region of Cryptococcus neoformans var. neoformans JEC21 chromosome 2 sequence:
- a CDS encoding aromatic amino acid family biosynthesis-related protein, putative — MSSSSADVLKISILGNESIHVGFHLLPYIFKTITTTLPSSTYVLITDTNLSAIYLNDFKASFEEAASEADNKARFLVYEVAPGEGAKSRKVKGEIEDWMLDNKCTRDTVILAFGGGVIGDLTGFVAATFMRGVKFVQIPTTLLAMVDSSVGGKTAIDTPHGKNLIGAFWQPSYIFVDLAFLTTLPTREVSNGMAEVIKTAAIWKDDDFALLESRSAEISLAASSRPTGVPTAGRFVSDRSHAQSLLLQVVSGSIYVKAHIVTIDERETGLRNLVNFGHTIGHAIEAVLTPAMLHGECVSVGIVLEAEVARQLGILSQVAVGRLTRCLQAYGLPVSLSDRRITALPASSQLSVDRLLDIMKIDKKNSGPAKKIVLLSRIGKTYEEKASVVADDVISKVLCEAVTVKAATPTKSPITMATPGSKSISNRALVLAALGKGTCRVRNLLHSDDTAVMMNALVELKGAVFSWEDGGDTIVVEGGGGILSTPAKGKELYLGNAGTASRFLTTVCAMVSGSASSERSTVITGNARMKQRPIGPLVDALTANGAKVKYLESTGCLPLDIDTDGFRGGHIQLAASVSSQYVSSILLCAPYAAEQVTLELTGGQVISQPYIDMTIAMMKQFGATVERQKDEQGNLLDIYVIPKCTYVNPPEYSVESDASSATYPLAIAAITGTTCTISNIGSSSLQGDARFAKEILEPMGCIVEQTLTSTKVTGPPVGTLRALGNVDMEPMTDAFLTASVLAAVAVKPCLPERKVEGLPETASRIYGIANQRVKECNRIQAMRDQLAKFGIETDEFDDGIIIFGKPEASLFRGASIHCYDDHRVAMAFAVLSCIIDETIIEEKRCVEKTWPNFWDDLQNKIGVAVEGVELETHNQASTSAKPVSPIDQSQSDRPIFLIGMRGAGKTYVGRMAADILSGQFTDADDVFAQESHQTVSEFVAANGWDEFRKKETEILSKFVEEHRGNHVIALGGGIVETETARETLKAHVAKGGHVVHVTRALEDIEAYLDSIGNTAVRPNWGETFADVFKRREPWYQACSSHEFYNVLEAVGGQTHEEHTKAMRAECGRFFKFITGRESNRPRLSVGNPTSFLSLTFPDVTPALIHLDELTEGADAVEFRVDLLSTTGQAPTRPALPPISFVAKQLASLRLATTLPIVFSVRSKDQGGMVPSDNAEAYGALVRLGLRCACEYVDLEVCWPEQLLDSIVQLKRETHIIASWHDWTGDMAWDGEEMKAKHVLCEKYGDVAKIVGTAKSGLDNAKLAIFVGEVQSHPGAKPLLAINMGAAGQLSRILNPILTPVTHDALPSRAAPGQLTAREILQARALTGSLPAKKFVLFGSPIAHSVSPLLHNAGFATLGLPHTYRLHESEKVDQGVLEVIRSPDFGGASVTIPLKLDIIPHLDSVSEDAKIIGAVNTVIPRGGKLHGENTDWQAIHQAAAQNLDADALSYGSSTALVIGAGGTCRAAIYAMHKLRFKTIYLFNRTPENAAKVKASFPESYNIAVVTSLSSLPEAPVVVVSTVPGNSLTLDTFSQGIYLPSEVLSRPKGVAIDLAYKPHMTALLHAAEKKEGWKVVPGVEILCLQGFKQFEEWTGKRAPQKKMRKAVLDKYFA; from the exons ATGTCTTCGTCCTCCGCCGATGTCCTCAAAATCTCCATCCTGGGGAATGAGTCCATCCACGTTGgattccatctccttccctaCATCTTCAAAACCATCACAACCACtctcccctcctccacctatGTCCTTATCACCGATACAAATCTCTCCGCAATCTATCTCAATGACTTCAAAGCCTCATTTGAAGAGGCTGCATCCGAGGCCGACAACAAGGCGAGATTCCTCGTCTATGAAGTCGCTCCCGGAGAGGGCGCAAAGAGCCGAAAAGTCAAGGGCGAAATCGAGGATTGGATGCTTGATAACAAGTGCACCAGAGATACTGTGATCCTTGCATTCGGTGGTGGTGTCATTGGCGACCTTACTGGATTTGTTGCTGCTACTTT TATGCGAGGCGTCAAGTTTGTCCAAATCCCGACGACCCTTCTTGCCATGGTTGACTCTTCTGTTGGTGGAAAGACCGCTATCGACACCCCACATGGCAAGAACCTCATTGGTGCATTCTGGCAGCCCAGCTACATCTTCGTTGACCTCGCTTTCCTTACTACACTTCCTACCAGGGAAGTCTCCAATGGCATGGCCGAGGTAATCAAG ACTGCCGCTATCtggaaagatgatgatttcGCTCTCCTTGAGTCACGTTCTGCCGAGATTTCTCTAGCAGCCTCTTCTCGCCCCACTGGCGTCCCTACTGCTGGTCGTTTCGTCTCTGACCGCTCTCACGCTCagtctctccttcttcaggTCGTTTCTGGATCAATCTATGTTAAGGCTCATATCGTGACTATCGATGAACGAGAGACTGGTCTTCGAAACCTTGTCAACTTTGGACATACCATCGGACATGCCATCGAGGCTGTCCTTACTCCCGCAATGCTTCACGGCGAGTGTGTCTCAGTTGGTATTGTTCTTGAGGCCGAAGTCGCTAGACAACTCGGTATTCTTAGTCAAGTGGCTGTCGGACGTCTTACCAGATGTCTTCAAGCTTATGGCTTACCAGTCTCCCTCTCTGATAGGCGAATTACCGCCCTTCCTGCCTCGAGCCAGCTTTCCGTTGACCGTCTTCTCGACATTATGAAGATTGACAAGAAGAACTCGGGTCCTGCCAAAAAAATCGTTCTCCTCTCTCGGATTGGCAAAACTtacgaggagaaggcatCTGTCGTTGCCGACGACGTCATCAGCAAAGTCTTGTGCGAAGCAGTCACTGTAAAGGCTGCCACTCCCACCAAATCCCCAATTACCATGGCTACTCCTGGAAGTAAGAGCATCTCTAATCGTGCTTTGGTGCTTGCTGCCCTTGGTAAGGGCACGTGTAGGGTAAGGAACCTCTTGCACTCTGACGATACTGCCGTCATGATGAATGCTCTCGTAGAGCTCAAG GGCGCTGTATTTTCctgggaagatggtggCGATACCATTGTCGTTGAAGGCGGAGGTGGCATTCTCTCCACTCCAgcaaagggcaaggagCTTTATCTCGGTAATGCCGGCACTGCCAGTCGATTTCTCACCACTGTTTGCGCCATGGTCTCAGGCTCTGCTTCAAGCGAGAGATCGACGGTCATCACTGGCAACGCTCGTATGAAGCAACGTCCCATCGGGCCTTTGGTCGACGCTCTCACCGCCAATGGCGCGAAGGTCAAGTATCTCGAGTCTACGGGATGCCTCCCACTTGATATCGACACAGACGGTTTCCGTGGAGGGCACATCCAGCTTGCTGCATCTGTATCTTCCCAATACGTCTCCTCAATCCTTCTTTGCGCTCCTTACGCTGCTGAGCAAGTCACCCTTGAGCTTACTGGTGGGCAGGTCATTTCACAGCCCTACATCGATATGACCATCGCCATGATGAAACAATTTGGTGCCACCGTCGAGCGTCAGAAGGATGAGCAAGGTAACTTGCTTGACATCTACGTGATTCCCAAGTGTACGTATGTCAATCCTCCCGAGTACAGCGTCGAATCCGATGCGTCCAGTGCTACCTACCCCCTTGCGATCGCGGCCATCACTGGTACCACCTGTACTATATCCAACAttggctcttcttctcttcaggGTGATGCTCGATTTGCCAAAGAAATCCTCGAACCCATGGGTTGTATTGTTGAACAGACACTTACCAGCACCAAGGTCACCGGCCCTCCTGTGGGCACTTTGAGGGCACTCGGTAACGTTGACATGGAGCCCATGACAGATGCTTTCTTGACTGCATCAGTATTGGCTGCTGTGGCTGTGAAGCCTTGTCTGCCTGAGAGAAAGGTCGAGGGTTTGCCCGAAACCGCTTCAAGGATCTACGGTATCGCCAACCAAAGAGTTAAGGAGTGTAACAGAATCCAAGCCATGAGGGATCAACTTG CGAAATTCGGTATTGAGACTGACGAATTTGACGACggtatcatcatttttGGCAAGCCTGAAGCCTCGCTCTTCCGAGGTGCCTCTATTCACTGCTATGACGATCATCGCGTGGCCATGGCATTTGCGGTGTTGTCGTGTATCATCGACGAGACCATTATCGAGGAAAAGCGTTGCGTTGAGAAGACTTGGCCCAATTTCTGGGATGACTTACAAAACAAG ATTGGCGTTGCTGTGGAAGGTGTAGAGCTTGAAACGCACAACCAGGCCTCCACCTCTGCCAAACCGGTTTCTCCCATCGACCAATCCCAGTCCGATCGACCCATCTTCCTTATCGGTATGCGTGGTGCTGGCAAGACTTACGTTGGTCGAATGGCTGCCGACATCCTTTCTGGCCAGTTCACTGACGCCGATGATGTTTTCGCTCAGGAGAGCCACCAGACTGTATCCGAATTTGTTGCGGCCAACGGATGGGACGAATttaggaagaaggagaccGAGATCCTAAGCAAGTTCGTTGAGGAACACAGGGGTAATCACGTTATCGCTCTTGGGGGTGGTATAGTGGAAACTGAAACGGCGAGAGAGACCTTGAAGGCACACGTGGCTAAGGGTGGCCATGTCGTTCACGTTACCAGGGCACTGGAGGACATTGAGGCCTACCTTGACTCCATCGGAAATACCGCTGTTAGACCCAACTGGGGTGAGACCTTCGCAGACGTTTTTAAGAGGAGGGAGCCTTGGTACCAGGCTTGTTCCAGCCACGAATTCTATAATGTCCTTGAAGCAGTCGGCGGTCAGACGCATGAGGAACATACCAAGGCGATGCGAGCGGAATGCGGAAGATTCTTCAAGTTTATCACTGGTCGAGAATCTAATCGCCCACGTTTGAGCGTCGGAAATCCTACATCTTTCTTGTCATTGACCTTTCCTGACGTCACTCCCGCTTTGATCCACCTCGACGAGCTTACAGAGGGAGCCGATGCAGTTGAGTTCCGAGTCGATCTTCTTAGCACAACCGGTCAAGCTCCTACACGTCcggctcttcctcctatcTCTTTTGTGGCGAAACAGCTTGCTAGCCTTCGTCTTGCTACCACATTGCCGATTGTTTTCTCTGTAAGGTCCAAGGACCAAGGAGGTATGGTTCCTTCCGACAATGCAGAAGCCTATGGGGCTTTGGTTCGTCTCGGTTTGCGTTGCGCTTGCGAGTATGTTGATCTCGAAGTTTGCTGGCCGGAGCAGCTCCTTGACAGTATCGTCCAATTAAAGCGTGAGACACACATCATTGCTTCTTGGCACGACTGGACAGGCGACATGGCATgggatggtgaggagatgaaggccAAACATGTTTTGTGTGAGAAGTACGGTGATGTCGCGAAGATCGTTGGTACGGCTAAGTCTGGATTGGACAACGCCAAACTTGCAATCTTTGTTGGTGAAGTTCAAAGCCATCCTGGAGCCAAGCCTTTGTTGGCTATCAACATGGGTGCCGCTGGACAACTTTCCAGAATTTTGAACCCAATCCTCACTCCTGTGACCCATGacgcccttccttctcgagCCGCTCCTGGTCAACTCACTGCCCGCGAAATTCTCCAAGCTCGTGCCCTCACTGGCTCCCTCCCAGCCAAGAAGTTCGTGCTTTTCGGCAGTCCCATTGCTCACTCCGTCTCGCCGTTATTGCACAACGCCGGCTTCGCCACCTTGGGTTTGCCCCATACCTATAGGTTGCACGAGTCCGAGAAAGTTGATCAGGGAGTCTTGGAAGTGATTCGATCCCCAGATTTTGGTGGCGCGAGCGTCACTATCCCACTCAAGCTTGATATCATTCCTCATCTTGATTCGGTTTCGGAAGATGCCAAGATCATTGGAGCTGTCAACACTGTCATCCCTCGGGGTGGTAAGCTCCATGGCGAGAACACTGACTGGCAGGCTATTCATCAGGCTGCTGCGCAGAATCTCGATGCTGATGCCCTCAGCTATGGATCTTCCACC
- a CDS encoding tubulin-folding cofactor B, putative, whose protein sequence is MPYLSVFVTSPDTHSERRFDSGLTVQQLKDKLTPITGISPQYQVIKICRSADQTSGPPLAVLDDDSRTLASYGLEEWNCIKVDNIDPNYRPGEFTDESNLERFELSPEEYAARSDTVLAHLKANKLGRFADAPTTLDSPLPPPPMIMDPTIVPGKRCEVSHGEDGMAKRGTVRFVGEAKIGKGGIWVGVELDEPLGKGDGEIEGTRYFSCLPKHAVFVRSAKVTVGDFPEEDIFSDDEI, encoded by the exons ATGCCCTATCTCAGTGTCTTTGTAACCTCTCCCGATACCCATTCGGAGCGCAGATTTGATTCGGGTCTCACTGTTCAGCAGCTCAAG GATAAGCTCACCCCAATTACCGGTATTTCACCTCAGTATCAAGTAATAAAAATCTGTCGATCGGCCGATCAGACCTCTGGCCCTCCTTTGGCGGTGCTTGATGACGACTCCCGGACATTGGCAAGCTACGGTCTGGAGGAATGGAATTGTATTAAA GTAGACAATATCGATCCTAACTACCGCCCAGGGGAATTCACCGACGAATCCAATCTAGAGCGTTTTGAACTGAGCCCTGAAGAATACGCTGCTCGTTCAGACACTGTCCTTGCTCATCTGAAAGCCAACAAGCTAGGACGATTTGCTGATGCTCCAACCACTCTCGattcccctcttcctcctcccccaaTGATCATGGACCCGACTATCGTCCCAGGAAAGAGGTGTGAGGTATCACATGGTGAAGATGGGATGGCAAAAAGAGGCACAGTGAGGTTTGTCGGGGAAGCAAAGATCGGAAAGGGTGGAATCTGGGTTGGAGTAGAGCTTGACGAGCCTCTggggaaaggagatggaga AATTGAGGGCACGAGATACTTCTCATGCTTACCAAAGCATGCTGTTTTTGTCAGATCTGCGAAAGTCACAGTGGGGGACTTCCCGGAAGAGGACATCTTTTCCGACGACGAAATATAG